Proteins from a genomic interval of Arvicola amphibius chromosome 10, mArvAmp1.2, whole genome shotgun sequence:
- the LOC119825225 gene encoding olfactory receptor 5AC1-like, with translation MEGNRTLLTEFVLRGLTDRPELQVPLFLVFFSIYVITMVGNLGLIFLIWKDPHLHTPMYIFLGNLAFTDACTSSSVTPKMLMKFLNKNDMISMGECSAQYYFFCFSATTEIFLLVAMAYDRYVAICNPLHYTVVMSKRLCTVLISMSYIIGFLNPAVLIGLLSRLTFCRSNVIDHFYCEILPLYTISCTDPSLNALVTFIIASSIQISTSVTIVVSYGRVLFAVLNMKSKKGRKKAFFTCSAHLLSVSLFYGTLLFMYVSPGSGPGKTQDKMYSLFYTVVIPLLNPFIYSLRNKEVLGALKRVMK, from the coding sequence ATGGAAGGAAATAGGACCTTGCTGACCGAGTTTGTTCTCAGAGGACTAACAGATCGTCCAGAGCTGCAAGTCCCCCTGTTCCTGGTGTTCTTCTCCATCTATGTCATCACCATGGTGGGCAACCTTGGCTTAATTTTTCTCATCTGGAAAGACCCCCATCTTCACACTCCTATGTACATTTTCCTTGGAAATTTAGCCTTTACTGATGCCTGTACTTCATCGTCTGTGACTCCAAAGATGCTTATGaagtttttaaataagaatgacaTGATATCAATGGGTGAGTGTTCTGCCCaatattactttttttgtttcagtGCAACCACAGAAATTTTCCTATTGGTTgcaatggcctatgaccgctatgtagCCATATGCAATCCTCTGCACTATACAGTTGTGATGTCCAAAAGACTCTGCACTGTGTTAATAAGTATGTCATATATAATTGGGTTCCTAAATCCTGCAGTTCTTATAGGACTATTATCCAGATTAACTTTCTGTAGGTCTAATGTTATTGATCATTTCTACTGTGAAATCTTGCCACTCTATACAATCTCTTGCACTGATCCATCTCTTAATGCATTGGTGACTTTTATTATTGCTTCTTCCATACAAATCAGCACCTCTGTGACCATTGTAGTCTCTTATGGCCGTGTCCTATTTGCTGTCCTGAACATGAAGTCtaagaagggcagaaagaaagcCTTCTTCACCTGCAGTGCCcacctgctctctgtctctttgttctaTGGCACTCTCCTCTTCATGTATGTGAGTCCTGGGTCTGGACCAGGTAAAACCCAGGATAAAATGTATTCACTGTTCTACACGGTTGTGATTCCTCTGTTAAACCCCTTTATTTACAGtttaagaaacaaagaagttTTAGGTGCTCTGAAAAGAGTTATGAAATGA
- the LOC119825169 gene encoding olfactory receptor 5AC1-like: MEGNRTLLTEFVLRGITDRPELQVPLFLVFFSIYVITMVGNLGLIFLIWKDPHLHTPMYIFLGNLAFADACTSSSVTPKMLMKFSNKNDMISLGECFAQFYFFCFSATTEIFLLVAMAYDRYVAICNPLHYTVVMSKRLCTVLVSMSYIIGFLNPIVHVGLLFRLTFCRSNIIDHFYCEIMPIYTISCTDPSLNALVAFIFASSIQISTSVTIVVSYGRVLFAVLNMKSKKGRKKAFFTCSAHLLSVSLFYGTLLFMYVSPGSGPGKTQDKMYSLFYTVVIPLLNPFIYSLRNKEVLSALKRLLKRN; the protein is encoded by the exons ATGGAAGGAAATAGGACCTTGCTGACTGAGTTTGTTCTTAGAGGAATAACAGATCGTCCAGAGCTGCAAGTCCCCCTGTTCCTGGTGTTCTTCTCCATCTATGTCATCACCATGGTGGGCAACCTTGGCTTAATTTTTCTCATCTGGAAGGACCCCCATCTTCACACTCCCATGTACATTTTCCTTGGAAATTTAGCCTTTGCAGATGCCTGTACTTCATCCTCTGTAACTCCAAAGATgcttatgaaattttcaaataagaatgACATGATATCTCTGGGTGAGTGTTTTGCCcaattttacttcttttgtttcaGTGCAACCACAGAAATTTTCCTATTGGTTgcaatggcctatgaccgctatgtagCCATATGCAATCCTCTGCACTATACAGTTGTGATGTCCAAAAGACTCTGCACTGTGTTAGTAAGTATGTCATATATAATTGGGTTCCTAAATCCTATAGTTCATGTGGGATTGTTATTCAGATTAACATTCTGTAGATCTAATATTATTGATCATTTCTACTGTGAAATCATGCCAATCTATACAATTTCTTGTACAGATCCATCTCTTAATGCATTggtggcttttatttttgcttcttccaTACAAATCAGCACCTCTGTGACCATTGTAGTCTCTTATGGCCGTGTCCTATTTGCTGTCCTGAACATGAAGTCtaagaagggcagaaagaaagcCTTCTTCACCTGCAGTGCCcacctgctctctgtctctttgttctaTGGCACTCTCCTCTTCATGTATGTGAGTCCTGGGTCTGGACCAGGTAAAACCCAGGATAAAATGTATTCACTGTTCTACACAGTTGTGATTCCTCTGTTAAACCCCTTTATTTACAGTTTAAGAAACAAGGAAGTTTTAAGTGCTCTCAAAAGA CTTCTCAAAAGAAACTAG
- the LOC119824216 gene encoding olfactory receptor 5AC1-like: MEVNRTLLTEFVLRGITDRPELQVPLFLVFFFIYVITMVGNLGLIFLIWKKPHLHTPMYFFLGSLAFADACTSSSVTPRMLVNILDRGRMISLFECMAQYYAFGFSATTECFLLVMMAYDRYVAICNPLLYLVVMSNRVCTCLIGISYTIGFLHPLVHVGLLFRLTFCKSNIIDHFYCEILPLFTLSCTDPSINALVVFIFAAVIQAITFMSIMVSYAHVLFSILKTKSERGRSKAFSTCSAHLLSVSLFYGTLFFMYVSPGSGPSKYKDKMYSLFYTIVIPLLNPFIYSLRNKEVLGALRNLTREAEAGSLQNIFPYQGD, encoded by the exons ATGGAAGTCAACAGGACCCTGCTGACTGAGTTTGTCCTCAGAGGAATAACAGATCGTCCAGAATTACAAGTCCCCCTGTTCCTGGTGTTCTTCTTCATCTATGTCATCACCATGGTGGGCAACCTTGGCTTAATCTTTCTCATCTGGAAGAAACCACATCTTCACACTCCAATGTACTTTTTCCTTGGAAGTTTGGCCTTTGCAGATGCCTGTACTTCATCCTCGGTGACTCCGAGAATGCTTGTCAACATCTTAGACCGTGGCAGAATGATTTCTCTATTTGAATGCATGGCCCAATATTATGCTTTTGGATTCAGTGCCACCACAGAATGTTTTCTTCTGGTAATGATGGCTTATGACCGCTATGTTGCCATATGCAATCCTCTCCTTTATCTTGTGGTGATGTCCAATAGAGTGTGCACTTGCCTGATAGGTATTTCATATACAATTGGTTTTCTGCATCCACTTGTCCATGTTGGATTATTATTTAGATTAACATTCTGCAAGTCCAATATAATAGATCATTTCTACTGTGAGATCTTGCCACTCTTTACACTTTCTTGTACTGACCCATCTATTAATGCATTGGTGGTGTTCATTTTTGCTGCTGTCATACAAGCTATCACCTTCATGAGTATCATGGTCTCCTATGCTCATGTTCTCTTTTCCATCCTGAAAACAAAGTCTGAGAGGGGCAGAAGCAAAGCCTTCTCCACCTGCAGTGCCCACctgctctctgtttccttgtTTTATGGCACTCTCTTTTTCATGTATGTGAGCCCTGGGTCTGGACCAAGTAAATATAAGGATAAGATGTATTCTCTGTTCTACACCATTGTGATTCCTCTGCTGAACCCTTTTATTTAcagtttaagaaataaagaagtttTAGGTGCTCTGAGAAAtctcactcgggaggcagaggcag gTAGTCTGCAGAATATTTTCCCATATCAAGGAGACTAA